Proteins encoded in a region of the Benincasa hispida cultivar B227 chromosome 2, ASM972705v1, whole genome shotgun sequence genome:
- the LOC120072168 gene encoding photosystem II protein D1-like produces MGEGYVSGSLLYRNNIISGAIIPTSVAIACYMGRKWELSFRLRMRPWIAVAYSAPVFELYLVRPGITDGGMLWEEGHNIGGDGFE; encoded by the exons atgggtgaaggatatgtgtctgGATCTCTACTTTACAGAAACAATATTATTTCTGGTGCTATTATCCCTACTTCTGTAGCTATCG CATGTTACATGGGTCGAAAGTGGGAACTTAGTTTCCGTCTGCGTATGCGTCCTTGGATTGCTGTTGCATATTCAGCTCCTGTTTTCGAACTCTATCT GGTGAGACCTGGAATAACAGATGGCGGAATGCTTTGGGAGGAAGGGCACAACATAGGTGGAGATGGATTTGAATAA